CTGTCATGAGTTTCAAGTGTAAATTATTCACAAATTATCTACAACCTCTATCACACATATATCTTCATTGACAAGAAAATACAATACTAATCTTTGTATACTTACCTCATAAGACATATCCTCAATGTCCAAGCGCATATCTCTGTGATGGTCAACTAAATTTCCCACTTCATCAATTAAAGCAACATCCTGCACAAGTTGTAATTGACaagaaaatcaatatatttataatgaataaaaatagtattattctttttacatAAGAACAGCATTAGAGTTAAACAGAGAGTATTAAGAGATTGGAAATATTACATCAACTTGGAGGAAGCCCACAGGTGGAAGACTTCGGTGTCCAAGAGTTGTCTCTGGCACAATCCCCCTATGAGGTCGATAAATCCGGAAGCCGGCTGATGGTGCAGGGCCAACATGCCTAGGACCTAGCTCAAAACCAGGCTGCGGTGGAATAGCAACACCGCGTGAAGGATTTATTGGAACTCTAAATGATGCTGCAGTTACTGCAGGGTGAAAGTTGATATTATGACCTCTTACTCCTTGCATAGGCATTGCTGGGTGATGATAATTGTGGTGCTGTTGGTTGACAGGAAGAGGGTGAGGAAACCTGAGGCCATTTCGGCTCCCAGCTGGATCATGATATCTCTGCAAACCCATACTTGCACTATCTAATGAACCTCCATTTACAGTAGGTGCTGAAAATAGTATGGAGAAAGTCAGAAAACCTAAACTCATAACCAACACAACAActtcaaagaaaaatttgaGCATTTCGTTTGGCCCTTAATTGACAAGATAGGAAGCAGATCATACATCACACAAAAAATACCTATGCATTAACTCCAGTCTTAGGTGGAAACTAAGGGGATATAAAATCAAggtttattataaatttattgccTGACTGAAAAACAACATTCACGAAGCTGCAATTAACACTTATTCACgacaaaacaagaaagaaatttGCAAATTATACACTAACAGAACATCCAAGTAATGAACTAATGATAGTAAATCACTGAAAGAAGAACCACAAAACAcatgaagaggaaaaaaatacCTTGTACATAAGGCATTGGAAGCGACTGATTCCAGGGTGTAGTATGGCCATCATTATTGTTACCGTTCAACTGCTGGTCCAACCACGGAGGAGCAGCTGGCTGAAAGTGCTGTCCTAAATAGTTTCCATGAATCAAATGATTATGGTCATGCACCATGATAGACTCACCTGGCCTGTTCCATGCACTACCATGTGGTCCTACTTCCACAAGTGAAGGGACACGGAATGAAAATGGTGCAGCATCCATCATAGCAACACCATCAGCAGTGCGTCTTGCATTAGGAGGAGCAATTGAAGAGCTAGATGATGCATTAAAATATTGGTAATTTCCTCTCATCCCTTCAGCAATTTTCCTTTTGTAGGGACCTCTAACATCATCCATGAAACCAGAATTTCTTCCAAAATTATCTGAAGAAACCCCAGCAACTGCAAATGTACTTGAACCAGGCAACTGCTCAGAAGCTCTGTGATTTAGAGGCAGAGGGAAAACACCAGCACCAGAAGAAGGATTAATGCCAGAATAATATAAGTTGGCTGCCGCTGGCACACCCATTTCAAGATTATGGGGATGCTGAATGCCATTGTATTGTGTAACACCATACATCCTAGCATTGTCATAAGCGTCTGGCACAAAGTGAGAATCAACATTAGTTGTGTTCCCAGAAGCTCTCACCATTGCATGCATATTATTCGGCTGTGAGATGTTTGTGTTTCCTCTAGTAAGGATACAGGGTTCAGAATGATGATAGCCTCGTCTCTGTTGATCCATTTCTGAATCCGTTGTTTGATCCATAATGTAGAGATTTCTCTGGATACAAACTAATCCTGATATTCCAAGCAGAGTGAATGAAACCGGTAAGAAACACATCAGAGGAACAAAAGATTAAAACCAAATCTACATGTAAAAAAAGCAAATATTCAGCACAAGATAAAATGTTATCAAACTCAAATATTTCATATCAACATTatggaatttttttaatcattccAGGTTACATAATGCTTCCATTAATATAACAATACTCACCTCTAAATGGTTATATTTTTCctgattaattttcttaatgaGAAAATGTTGCCAAATGAAGTAAGCAGGGATGCCCAAAAAACATCCGTCTACATTCATATAATTACTCCAATCTCCTTCAATTACACAGAATTTGCatgcaacatataataaaatcacaGAAACAAATACCCTATGCATAGCAAAGGATGCGGTATTAGGTAAGTTAGTAGCAAAAGAATTCCTTTGGCAAACATGTGAAATAATCAAGGAAACATTGAGTGGACATGAAACATGCAGCTTCGTCTTCCAAGGCAGAGCAAACTGCTGTATAAAAATGGCAACTCCAACccacaaaaacacaacaaaagtaTCCATATCAGTGAAAAACTGAGCAAGCCCGGTAGAATTCCTTCAGGTGTGCTAAAAATGACTctgtaaatgaattaaaatacaTGCAATTTGAAGACCTTGTAATCATTATGTGAAGTTCAAAAGTAAAGAATTCCATAACCCCTATGAATGATGAGAAAAATTATGGGCATacattaacaaaaacaaaaatcctccgcccagaagagaaaaaaaaatctttctttaatcACTTCAAAGAGTCAGAACCAAACAAGAAAGTATTTGACCCATATCAACCTCCCAAATTCATCACCGACCGAACAACATCAAAAGAACAGATAACAATCCGTACCTTATTATCATCAAAACAAGAGCTTGCGGCTTCTAAGTTTCAGAGATCAATATAACTTATGGAACACCCCCAAAATCAACTCTGTTGAAAATTCACAAAAagattaaagatttttttaattttgttcaaaaagGCAAATTTACAAACGGAAAATGTCAGAAACTAAAATCGGGTGAATGTGATCACAGCCCAAGAATGCAAGTTCCTTCCTTTCATCAGAGAACAAAAATGACACAATTTTAACCCTAGGTAGCAGCAAAAGGGGCACAAAAGTTGGGTAAGAAAATTGAACAATTGATTTTAAGAGAATTGAATTACCAGAGGGAGAATTCGAGGGGGGGCAAGAATGATTAGAACCGGTGATAGAAGGATCGGAGAGAGGAaggggagagagagaaagagcaaGAGGGGTTaagagagaggaagagaatGAATATGGAAGAGGAGAGGATCGTGCCTTTCATTGGAGAGAAAATTTCATGATCCTTttgtaataagaaaaaaagaattaatgctatttttcttttttttctcttttgtcttTATTATAGAGAAATTTTGTAAGGGAGAAAAtcaaaatctaattatatttccattaaatttatcaaaataaaatatatatatatatatatatatataatttttcatgtcattatttcattataattcattgtatataattacttttattaaattaattatgaatttttatcTGTTTGACCATATATAAAGATAttagaaaaaatacaaattgtaaatcattatataaaaagcCTCTTAACATCTTACATAAGTTGaagtttat
This DNA window, taken from Vigna radiata var. radiata cultivar VC1973A chromosome 5, Vradiata_ver6, whole genome shotgun sequence, encodes the following:
- the LOC106762627 gene encoding uncharacterized protein LOC106762627 isoform X2, coding for MDQTTDSEMDQQRRGYHHSEPCILTRGNTNISQPNNMHAMVRASGNTTNVDSHFVPDAYDNARMYGVTQYNGIQHPHNLEMGVPAAANLYYSGINPSSGAGVFPLPLNHRASEQLPGSSTFAVAGVSSDNFGRNSGFMDDVRGPYKRKIAEGMRGNYQYFNASSSSSIAPPNARRTADGVAMMDAAPFSFRVPSLVEVGPHGSAWNRPGESIMVHDHNHLIHGNYLGQHFQPAAPPWLDQQLNGNNNDGHTTPWNQSLPMPYVQAPTVNGGSLDSASMGLQRYHDPAGSRNGLRFPHPLPVNQQHHNYHHPAMPMQGVRGHNINFHPAVTAASFRVPINPSRGVAIPPQPGFELGPRHVGPAPSAGFRIYRPHRGIVPETTLGHRSLPPVGFLQVDDVALIDEVGNLVDHHRDMRLDIEDMSYELKLMTGSPCIG
- the LOC106762627 gene encoding uncharacterized protein LOC106762627 isoform X1, producing the protein MDQTTDSEMDQQRRGYHHSEPCILTRGNTNISQPNNMHAMVRASGNTTNVDSHFVPDAYDNARMYGVTQYNGIQHPHNLEMGVPAAANLYYSGINPSSGAGVFPLPLNHRASEQLPGSSTFAVAGVSSDNFGRNSGFMDDVRGPYKRKIAEGMRGNYQYFNASSSSSIAPPNARRTADGVAMMDAAPFSFRVPSLVEVGPHGSAWNRPGESIMVHDHNHLIHGNYLGQHFQPAAPPWLDQQLNGNNNDGHTTPWNQSLPMPYVQAPTVNGGSLDSASMGLQRYHDPAGSRNGLRFPHPLPVNQQHHNYHHPAMPMQGVRGHNINFHPAVTAASFRVPINPSRGVAIPPQPGFELGPRHVGPAPSAGFRIYRPHRGIVPETTLGHRSLPPVGFLQVDDVALIDEVGNLVDHHRDMRLDIEDMSYEDLLALGERIXNVSTGLSEETITNQLKTKSYSSSATGINLEEEACDDQETDSCIICQEEFKNQEKIGVLRCEHEYHADCLRKWLVVKNVCPICKSEALTPGRKDV